One genomic region from Osmerus eperlanus chromosome 6, fOsmEpe2.1, whole genome shotgun sequence encodes:
- the ccnj gene encoding cyclin-J has translation MELEGQWWKGQLAGDIYQALRYKELKLPSYKCQSPQLNLRRYFADLIAIVSNRFRLCPAARHLAVYLLDLFMDRYDITVQQLHMVALSCLLLACKFEEREDRVPKLETLNSLGCMSSMNLVLTKQGLLHMELLLLETFQWNLYLPTAAHFIEYYLSIAVYEGDLHDGWPIGCLEKTVLYMAKYADYFLEVSLQDHAFLCFAPSLVAAGCAAASRIILRLSPTWPQRLLRLTAYTWESLVPCVEKLLIAHDSDMKEATKQKCPQAGQQPGQTVYHNSGQTAPMAQYLHLSSVQYPQQALQPVLAPSHGSATYLNHSASLQGPNAPPHSHPQTISATLDSKANIPNRAYQVNMHYTCAAPCFDR, from the exons ATGGAGCTTGAGGGGCAATGGTGGAAAGGACAACTTGCCGGTGACATTTACCAGGCTCTGCGATACAAA GAGCTGAAGTTGCCGTCTTACAAATGCCAATCCCCCCAGCTCAACCTCAGGCGCTATTTTGCTGACCTTATTGCCATCGTGAGCAACCGCTTCAGGCTGTGTCCAGCTGCTAGACACCTCGCTGTCTATTTACTAGATCTTTTCATGGATCGCTATGACATTACAGTGCAACAGCTTCATATGGTGGCACTCTCCTGTTTGCTTTTGGCTT GTAAgtttgaggagagagaagaccggGTGCCTAAGCTGGAGACGCTGAACAGCCTGGGCTGCATGAGCTCCATGAACCTGGTGCTGACCAAGCAGGGCCTCCTGCACATGGAGCTCCTCCTGCTGGAGACCTTCCAGTGGAACCTCTACCTGCCCACAGCCGCACACTTCATAGAGTACTACCTGTCTATTGCAGTCTATGAGGGGGACCTCCATGATGGCTGGCCCATAGGCTGTCTGGAGAAGACTGTATTGTACATGGCCAAGTATGCGGACTACTTCCTGGAGGTCTCCTTACAAG ATCACGCGTTCCTATGCTTTGCCCCGTCGTTGGTGGCTGCAGGGTGTGCGGCTGCCTCCCGCATCATCCTCCGCCTGTCGCCTACATGGCCTCAGCGCCTGCTGCGCCTCACTGCATACACCTGGGAGAGCCTTGtcccctgtgtggagaagctactCAT tgCACATGACAGTGATATGAAGGAGGCCACCAAGCAGAAGTGCCCACAGGCCGGTCAGCAGCCTGGTCAGACTGTGTACCACAATTCTGGCCAGACTGCCCCAATGGCTCAATACCTTCACCTGTCCAGTGTCCAGTACCCCCAGCAGGCCCTCCAGCCTGTCCTTGCCCCGAGCCACGGGTCTGCCACCTACCTCAACCACTCAGCCAGCCTGCAGGGTCCTAATGCCCCTCCTCATAGCCACCCCCAAACCATCTCTGCCACTCTGGACAGCAAGGCTAACATTCCTAACAGGGCCTACCAAGTCAATATGCACTATACATGTGCTGCTCCTTGCTTTGACAGATGA
- the LOC134022781 gene encoding protein CC2D2B-like has product MRLLADLPFKPDENEPIMYLLTSGKLLYSVSWAVGDTGFPLAPAVSSTQPSCTRAMTAYDDESRLHWIRELQFDPNHPANTVLSELLKKACDLRERKLGFFRLRPLEAEFDFTTEEQLDESRRFRLLQLRNSRAPGIVSSDPVPLHDRDITENMLEEYNGSSHSSVVDEDYITSQRTHSVCNVEKILRLARESFLTLKRRYKFSDIVQEHQAEDSRIDFNWDMFQRARPLNPKRAVSEKTSATAVTKGNLNINIAVNNARGLPVRLKAHLKEMHARTSCCGLTSSSHSIRRNTEKVMSQAQVQPFVEVRFQETTYESRFEQGPSPCWREEFSLQLKSEGNDYSRAGLSKILDNIVINLFDELSFQVVESSTLRGCGTQGFSGRQWLGSVTIPFRTLLQQSKVCETLRICNPVMLLGYTWPEEGFLHEDGTQIQMDGNNSFLDVFIALDPPVSLCSEATTRLQACYCYSTATCLHDEDQRQLWQFPTEEEDRLLDWTFDFEKQCRDAAGGRKRVITMVMSSEGRLVLATRFFRPLPLPEEVLQDVPGDSLISVLNRVAAFVYLIPVLPFPSDVGDCGDMWFTSEQCLKWVTGNHVSLAVLLCNFFCHLHTKAWLVLGKSVVEGETAYVLTKEHACYTLWNPRDGKHYQSSESYCPLRSVDCLVNGENVWFNMQRAVNTAVLTFDTAENTTWRPLFNTAWKQESSSVPQEIRYHPPNVDLVWQLQKRMEVKLKSCVMDWRRPHPTRWSHHCSAKLSMLLPHLEKFPASSSSIKTETDNLLDCMQDYKVSGFPIRLAYQNMGSVIEAVYNTRIHSTEIPGTEFALAIYVHPYPNYILSVWIFLATLVKHQRGAFYNPE; this is encoded by the exons ATGAGGCTTCTTGCAGATTTACCATTCAAACCAGATGAGAATGAGCCCATCATGTATCTCCTGACATCTGGTAAGCTGCTGTATAGTGTTTCCTGGGCTGTGGGTGACACTGGCTTCCCTTTGGCACCTGCAGTCTCATCAACACAACCCAGCTGCACCAG GGCCATGACAGCCTATGACGATGAGAGTCGTCTGCATTGGATCAGAGAGCTGCAGTTCGACCCCAACCACCCTGCTAACACGGTCCTCTCCGAACTTCTCAAG AAGGCCTGTGATCTGAGAGAGCGAAAGCTGGGCTTCTTCCGCCTTCGACCCCTGGAGGCGGAGTTTGATTTCACCACAGAGGAGCAGCTGGACGAGTCGAGACGCTTCCGTCTTCTGCAGCTCAGAAACTCTCGTGCCCCGGGCATTGTGTCCTCCGATCCTGTCCCTCTCCATGACAGAGACATCACAGAGAACATGCTTGAA GAATACAATGGTTCTTCTCATTCGTCCGTTGTGGATGAAGATTATATAACATCTCAGAGAACACACTCTGTCTGCAACGTTGAAAAG ATACTCAGATTAGCCAGAGAAAGCTTTTTGACCCTGAAGAGGAGATACAAGTTTTCTGATATTGTTCAGGAGCACCAGGCCGAAGACTCAAGAAT AGATTTCAACTGGGACATGTTCCAACGAGCACGACCTTTGAACCCTAAGCGAGCAGTGAGTGAGAAAACCAGCGCCACCGCTGTCACGAAGGGGAACCTGAACATCAACATTGCAGTCAACAACGCCAGGGGACTCCCTGTTCGGCTAAAAGCCCACCTCAA GGAGATGCATGCGCGGACCTCATGCTGTGGCCTGACGAGCAGTAGTCACAGCATCAGACGCAACACAGAGAAGGTTATGTCACAG GCTCAGGTTCAGCCCTTCGTCGAGGTTAGGTTTCAGGAGACAACCTATGAGAGCCGTTTTGAGCAGGGACCCAGCCCCTGTTGGAGGGAAGAGTTCTCTCTGCAGTTGAA ATCCGAAGGTAATGACTACAGTCGAGCTGGCCTCTCCAAAATACTGGACAACATTGTCATCAATCTGTTTGATGAGCTTTCATTTCAAGTCGTCGAG AGCAGCACGCTAAGGGGCTGTGGCACTCAGGGCTTCTCTGGTAGACAGTGGCTGGGCTCCGTCACTATCCCCTTCAGAACTCTGCTGCAGCAGTCAAAG gtgtgtgagacCCTAAGAATCTGTAATCCTGTGATGTTGCTGGGCTATACCTGGCCAGAGGAGGGTTTCCTTCATGAGGACGGTACACAGATCCAGATGGATGGAAACAACAGCTTCCTGGATGTCTTCATCGCCCTGGATCCACCCGTCTCGCTCTGTTCAGAAGCCACCACCAGGCTACAGGCATGCTATTGTTACAGTACTGCGACGTGCTTGCAT GATGAAGATCAGAGACAACTTTGGCAG TTtcccactgaggaggaggaccgGCTCCTGGACTGGACCTTTGACTTTGAGAAGCAGTGCAGAGATGCAGCTGGAGGGAGGAAGCGTGTCATCACCATGGTGATGAGCAGTGAGGGCAGACTGGTCTTGGCCACCAGGTTTTTCAGGCCACTTCCTCTTCCAGAGGAAGTGCTACAAGATGTCCCTGGAGATAGTCTCATCTCTGTTTTA AATAGGGTAGCAGCTTTCGTGTACCTGATTCCTGTCCTGCCGTTCCCCTCTGATGTTGGAGACTGTGGAGACATGTGGTTCACATCCGAG CAATGCCTGAAGTGGGTGACAGGAAACCATGTCAGTCTGGCAGTGCTCCTGTGCAACTTCTTCTGTCATCTCCACACTAAGGCTTGGCTTGTCTTGGGAAAATCAGTCGTGGAG GGTGAGACAGCTTATGTCCTTACCAAGGAGCATGCTTGCTATACCTTGTGGAACCCTAGAGATGGAAAACACTACCAGTCCTCAGAGTCCTACTGCCCCCTGCGCTCTGTGGACTGCTTAGTCAATGGAGAAAAC GTGTGGTTCAACATGCAACGGGCGGTGAACACTGCTGTCCTTACGTTTGACACGGCCGAAAATACCACATGGAGACCTTTGTTCAATACTGCTTGGAAGCAGGAATCTTCTTCTGTG CCACAAGAGATCAGGTATCATCCACCCAATGTGGATCTGGTCTGGCAGCTTCAGAAAAG GATGGAGGTTAAACTAAAGAGCTGTGTGATGGACTGGAGGAGACCCCACCCCACACGCTGGAGCCACCACTGCTCAGCCAAGCTCTCCATGCTCCTGCCCCATCTGGAGAAGTtccccgcctcctcgtcctccataaAGACCGAGACAGACAACCTGCTGGACTGCATGCAGGACTACAAG GTGTCTGGCTTTCCCATCCGGCTGGCCTATCAGAACATGGGTTCAGTGATAGAGGCAGTGTACAACACACGGATCCACAGCACAGAGATACCTGGGACAGAGTTCGCCCTGGCCATCTACGTCCACCCATACCCTAACTACATCCTGTCGGTTTGGATCTTCCTTGCTACGCTGGTGAAACACCAGCGCGGTGCCTTTTATAATCCTGAGTGA
- the btaf1 gene encoding TATA-binding protein-associated factor 172, whose product MAVSRLDRLFILLDTGTTPVTRKAAAQQLGDVVKLHPHELNNLLAKVLTYLRSPNWDTRIAAGQAVEAIVKNIPEWNPAPKPKEESCADFSPEDSSPDRLSFYRFDMSRLLKHGASLLGSAGVEFEVQDDKSGEVDPKERLARQRKLLQRKLGLDMGAALGMDTEELFNDEDLEDTCTAKAPGAKASACSSSRNHVPMQAAELIDSEFRPGMSNRQKNKAKRMAKLVAKQRSRDLDPNEKSNDSFEGEPEEKRRKTTNVVIDQPATEHKVLIDNVPDHSSHSDETQEWPLESFCDELCNDLFNPSWEVRHGAGTGLREILKSQGAGGGKLVGCTAEQMSRQHQEWLEDLVIRLLCVFALDRFGDFVSDEVVAPVRETCAQTLGVALRHMTDGGVTMTVDILLKLLTEDQWEVRHGGLLGIKYALAVRQDLVKALLPRVLPAITEGLQDLDDDVRAVAAASLIPVVEGLVQLLPNKVPFIVNTLWDALLELDDLTASTNSIMTLLSSLLTYPQVRQCSMQQSLTVLVPRVWPFLRHTISSVRRAALETLYTLLSKADQSCALWLNPILQDMLRHIFQSCILESNQEILDLIQKVWTALLHQAPQQYVVAASCPWMGAWLCLMMQAAHIPIDLNMLLEVKARSKEKAGVKARQGVCQVKEAVQEYIAGAETVAEDPLTRDYVVTRARLMAAKLLGGLCQCISDPQLNASSQEIRPAESLGQLLLFHLNSKSALQRIAVALVLCEWAALQKDCQVVSAMVQPRLLAILSEQLYYDEIAIPFTRMQNECKQLISLLADTHIDVGERLNCSVFTIDQANELVTTIFTESTVGLNLHSKQWQPLDGKRQQAQATVGETSAEWQQLHLRVHMFTACALVNLRALPDKLNPLVRPLMEAAKREENTLVQGYAASFIAKLLRQCAGRQPCPNPKILKNLCASVCVDPLLTPSSACPVPANLEAAKAGASEKDCSHHMVNKTKGIITLYRLQRAAFAITSKRGPAPRNPKTPTTELPPGSTITTETDESKKPCLVQRRGAEFSLTTVARHFGPELTSSLPYLWETMVGPLRAVVDDDQGIDVQVQLERGDAAAQELVNSLQVLEVTAGAMALQLKPLLLEHLPHLFTCLQHPYTATRHMAARCVGVLSKIATLETMNLFLERVLPWLADIEDCTKQEGAIEAMACVMEQLDVDIVPYIVLLVVPVLGRMSDPSDSVRFMATQCFATLIRLLPLEAGIPDPPAMSADLIRQKARERHFLEQLLDARKLENYKIPVPIKAELRKYQQDGVNWLSFLNKYKLHGILCDDMGLGKTLQSICILAGDHYLRTQEYAKTKAPDSNPLPSLVVCPPTLTGHWVDEVGKFCTREFLNPLHYTGPPTERARLQHQVKKHNLIVASYDVVRNDIDFFRNIKFNYCILDEGHVIKNGKTKLSKAIKQLAANFRIILSGTPIQNNVLELWSLFDFLMPGFLGTERQFAARYGKPILASRDAKSSSREQEAGVLAMEALHRQVLPFLLRRMKEDVLQDLPPKIIQDYYCNLSPLQVQLYEDFAKSRAKVSVEDTISTASVEEVEKPKLKATGHVFQALQYLRKLCNHPGLVLTPQHPEYRRITDQLAAQHTSLRDIQHAPKLSALKQLLLDCGLGAVASAEGAPEVVVAQHRVLIFCQLKSMLDMVEQDLLKPQLPSVTYLRLDGSVPAGMRHTIVSRFNNDPSIDVLLLTTHVGGLGLNLTGADTVVFVEHDWNPMRDLQAMDRAHRIGQKRVVNVYRLITRGTLEEKIMGLQKFKMSIANTIISQENASLQSMGTDQLLNLFTLDKGEKGEKGESSSTSAKASMKSVLDGLGDLWDQQQYDNEYDLDSFMHSLQ is encoded by the exons ATGGCCGTATCTCG GCTTGATCGTTTGTTCATCCTGCTGGACACGGGGACAACCCCAGTGACCAGGAAAGCTGCTGCCCAGCAGCTGGGAGATGTTGTCAAACTCCACCCACATGAACTTAACAATCTTTTGGCCAAG GTGTTGACCTACCTGAGGAGTCCAAACTGGGATACACGCATTGCAGCAGGTCAGGCTGTGGAAGCCATAGTGAAGAACATCCCTGAGTGGAACCCAGCACCCAAACCCAAAGAAG AGTCATGTGCAGACTTCTCCCCTGAGGACTCCTCACCTGACCGCCTGAGCTTCTACCGGTTTGATATGTCCCGGCTGCTGAAGCACGGTGCCTCCCTGCTCGGCTCTGCTGGAGTTGAGTTTGAGGTCCAGGATGACAAGTCAG GTGAGGTGGATCCTAAAGAGCGCCTGGCTCGCCAGCGGAAGCTGCTGCAGAGGAAGCTGGGGCTGGACATGGGCGCCGCGCTGGGCATGGACACGGAGGAGCTGTTTAACGACGAAGACCTGGAAGACACTTGCACAGCCAAGGCCCCGGGGGCCAAGGCCTCCGCCTGCTCCAGCTCACGGAACCACGTG CCCATGCAAGCTGCAGAGTTGATCGACTCAGAGTTTCGACCTGGAATGAGCAACCGACAGAAAAACAAAGCCAAGCGTATGGCCAAGCTGGTTGCGAAGCAGCGCTCTAGAGACCTGGATCCCAATGAGAAGAG TAATGACAGTTTTGAGGGGGAACCTGAAGAAAAACGCAGGAAAACGACGAACGTTGTCATCGACCAACCGGCAACTGAGCACAAAGTCTTAATTGACAACGTTCCAGATCATTCCAGTCACTCCGATGAG ACCCAGGAGTGGCCTCTGGAGAGCTTCTGTGATGAGCTGTGTAACGACCTCTTCAACCCCTCATGGGAG gttcGTCACGGCGCAGGCACGGGCCTGAGGGAGATACTGAAGAGTCAGGGTGCGGGAGGAGGCAAGCTGGTGGGCTGCACGGCCGAACAG ATGTCCAGGCAGCACCAGGAGTGGCTGGAGGACCTGGTCATCCGGCTGCTCTGCGTCTTCGCCCTGGACCGCTTCGGCGACTTTGTGTCCGATGAG GTGGTGGCTCCTGTCCGAGAGACCTGCGCCCAGACCCTGGGCGTGGCGCTGCGTCACATGACCGACGGCGGCGTGACCATGACGGTGGACATCCTGCTGAAGCTGCTGACGGAGGACCAGTGGGAGGTCCGCCACGGCGGCCTGCTGGGCATCAAGTACGCCCTGGCCGTGCGGCAG GACCTGGTTAAAGCTCTGCTCCCCCGCGTGCTCCCCGCCATCACCGAGGGCCTGCAGGACCTGGACGACGACGTCCGGGCCGTGGCCGCCGCCTCCCTCATCCCTGTGGTGGAGGGCTTGGTCCAGCTGCTGCCCAACaag gTGCCCTTCATAGTGAACACCCTGTGGGACGCTCTCCTGGAGCTTGATGACCTGACCGCCTCCACCAACAGTATTATGACCCTGCTGTCCTCGCTGCTCACCTACCCTCAGGTCCGGCAGTGCAG CATGCAGCAGTCACTGACGGTGCTGGTGCCACGAGTCTGGCCCTTCCTGAGACACACCATCTCATCCGTCAGACGGGCCGCACTGGAGACACTGTACACACTCCTATCAAAggctgaccag AGCTGTGCGCTGTGGCTCAACCCCATCCTGCAAGACATGCTGCGCCACATCTTCCAGTCCTGTATCCTGGAGAGCAATCAGGAGATCCTGGACCTCATCCAGAAG gtgtggACAGCTCTGCTCCACCAGGCCCCCCAGCAGTATGTGGTGGCAGCCAGCTGTCCCTGGATGGGAGCCTGGCTGTGTCTCATGATGCAGGCGGCACACATCCCCATAGACCTCAACATGCTGCTGGAAGTCAAGGCTCGCTCCAAG GAGAAGGCTGGAGTGAAGGCCCGCCAGGGAGTCTGTCAGGTGAAGGAGGCCGTCCAGGAGTATATCGCGGGGGCGGAGACTGTGGCGGAAGACCCCCTGACGCGGGACTATGTGGTGACGCGGGCTCGCCTCATGGCTGCCAA GCTGCTGGGGGGGCTGTGCCAGTGCATCTCTGACCCGCAGCTCAACGCGTCCTCCCAGGAGATCCGCCCCGCCGAGTCTCTGGGCCAGCTGCTGCTCTTCCACCTCAACTCCAAGTCTGCCCTGCAGCGCATCGCCGTGGCTCTGGTGCTGTGTGAGTGGGCCGCTCTGCAGAAG gaCTGCCAGGTGGTGTCTGCCATGGTGCAGCCACGCCTGCTGGCCATCCTATCAGAGCAGCTGTACTACGACGAGATCGCCATCCCCTTCACGCGCATGCAGAATGAGTGCAAGCAGCTCATCAGCCTGCTGGCCGACACCCACATCGACGTGGGGGAGCGGCTCAACTGCAGCGTGTTCACCATCGACCAGGCCAACGAGCTG gTGACCACCATCTTCACCGAGTCCACCGTGGGCCTCAACCTGCACTCCAAGCAGTGGCAGCCCCTGGACGGCAAGCGGCAGCAGGCCCAGGCCACGGTGGGCGAGACCAGCGCCGAGTGGCAGCAGCTGCACCTGCGGGTGCACATGTTCACCGCCTGCGCCCTCGTCAACCTCCGGGCGCTGCCCGACAAGCTGAACCCGCTGGTGCGGCCCCTGATGGAGGCGGCCAAGCGCGAGGAGAACACGCTGGTCCAGGGCTACGCCGCCTCCTTCATCGCCAAGCTGCTGCGGCAGTGCGCCGGGCGACAGCCCTGCCCCAACCCCAAGATCCTCAAGAACCTGTGTGCCTCGGTGTGTGTCGACCCCCTGCTCACGCCCTCCTCCGCCTGCCCCGTGCCCGCCAACCTGGAGGCGGCCAAAG CTGGTGCCTCTGAAAAAGACTGCTCTCATCACATGGTGAACAAGACCAAAGGCATCATTACCCTGTACCGCCTCCAGAGGGCAGCCTTCGCCATCACTAGCAAGagaggccccgcccccaggAACCCCAAGACCCCCACCACCGAACTCCCCCCTGGCAGTACAATTACCACGGAAACAGACGAG AGTAAGAAGCCGTGTTTGGTTCAGAGGAGAGGGGCTGAGTTCTCCTTGACGACGGTAGCCAGGCACTTTGGCCCCGAGCTGACCAGCTCCCTGCCCTACCTGTGGGAGACCATGGTGGGGCCTCTCAGGGCAGTGGTGGACGACGACCAAGGCATCG ATGTCCAGGTCCAGTTGGAGCGAGGAGATGCTGCCGCCCAGGAGCTGGTCAACTCTCTGCAGGTTCTAGAGGTCACGGCAGGGGCCATGGCTCTCCAACTCAAACCCCTG CTGTTGGAGCACCTGCCGCACCTGTTCACCTGCCTGCAGCACCCCTACACGGCCACGCGTCACATGGCGGCGCGCTGCGTGGGCGTGCTCAGCAAGATCGCCACCCTGGAAACCATGAACCTGTTCCTGGAGCGCGTGCTGCCGTGGCTGGCCGACATCGAGGACTGCACCAAGCAGGAGGGCGCCATCGAGGCCATGGCCT GTGTGATGGAGCAGCTTGACGTGGACATCGTGCCCTACATCGTGCTGCTGGTGGTGCCCGTGCTGGGCAGGATGAGCGACCCCAGCGACAGCGTCCGCTTCATGGCCACGCAGTGCTTCGCCACGCTCATCCGCCTGCTGCCCCTGGAG gcgggCATACCAGACCCTCCGGCGATGTCGGCTGATCTGATTCGCCAGAAGGCCAGAGAGCGCCACTTCCTGGAGCAGCTGCTGGATGCCAGGAAGTTGGAGAACTACAAGATCCCTGTCCCAATCAAGGCCGAACTCAGGAAGTATCAACAG GACGGGGTCAACTGGCTGTCCTTCCTCAACAAGTACAAGCTGCATGGCATTCTGTGTGACGACATGGGCCTAGGCAAGACCCTGCAGTCCATCTGCATCCTGGCTGGGGACCATTACCTCAG gacacaAGAGTATGCCAAGACCAAGGCGCCTGACAGCAACCCCCTCCCGTCCCTGGTGGTCTGCCCCCCCACGCTCACGGGCCACTGGGTAGATGAGGTGGGCAAGTTCTGCACTAGAGAGTTCCTCAACCCCCTTCACTACACCGGACCCCCCACCGAGAGAGCCCG GTTGCAACACCAGGTGAAAAAGCATAACCTTATAGTAGCTTCTTACGATGTTGTAAGGAACGATATTGACTTTTTTAG GAATATCAAATTCAATTACTGTATCCTGGATGAGGGTCATGTGATCAAGAATGGGAAGACCAAGCTTTCCAAGGCCATCAAACAGCTGGCTGCCAACTTCCGGATCATTCTCTCAGGAACACCCATCCAG AATAATGTTCTGGAGCTTTGGTCGCTCTTTGACTTCCTCATGCCGGGCTTCCTGGGTACCGAACGCCAGTTTGCCGCCCGCTACGGCAAGCCTATCCTGGCCAGTCGCGACGCCAAGAGTTCCTCTCGGGAGCAGGAAGCGG GCGTTCTGGCCATGGAGGCTCTGCATCGCCAGGTGCTGCCCTTCCTcctgaggaggatgaaggaggatgTGCTCCAGGACCTGCCCCCCAAGATCATCCAGGACTACTACTGTAACCTCAGCCCTCTGCag gtTCAGTTGTATGAAGACTTTGCCAAGTCACGAGCCAAGGTCAGTGTGGAAGACACCATCTCCACAGCCTCAGTGGAAGAGGTGGAGAAGCCCAAGCTGAAGGCAACTGGACATGTCttccag gcCCTGCAGTACCTGAGGAAGCTGTGTAACCACCCTGGCCTGGTCCTCACGCCCCAGCACCCCGAGTAcagacgcatcacagaccagcTGGCTGCTCAACACACCAGCCTCCGAGACATCCAGCACGCTCCCAAACTCTCTGCCCTCAAACAG TTGTTGCTGGACTGTGGGCTGGGGGCCGTGGCCTCTGCAGAGGGGGCTCCGGAGGTGGTGGTGGCCCAGCACCGGGTGCTGATCTTCTGCCAGCTGAAGAGCATGCTGGACATGGTGGAGCAGGACCTGCTGAAGCCCCAGCTACCCAGCGTCACCTACCTGAGGCTGGACGGCAGCGTGCCCGCGGGCATGCGCCACACCATCGTCTCCAG gTTCAACAATGACCCGTCCATAGACGTGTTGCTCCTCACCACGCATGTGGGAGGTCTGGGTCTGAACCTGACGGGCGCAGACACCGTGGTGTTTGTGGAGCACGACTGGAACCCCATGAGGGACCTGCAGGCCATGGACCGAGCCCACAGGATAGGACAG AAACGTGTGGTGAATGTGTACCGACTGATTACGCGGGGCACATTGGAGGAGAAGATCATGGGCCTACAGAAGTTCAAGATGAGCATCGCTAACACGATCATCAGTCAGGAGAATGCCAGCCTACAGAGCATGGGAACAGACCAGCTCCTCAACCTGTTTACTCTCGACAAG ggggagaagggggagaagggtgaGTCTTCGTCAACCTCAGCCAAGGCCTCCATGAAGTCTGTGTTGGATGGCCTGGGAGACTTGTGGGACCAGCAGCAGTACGACAACGAGTACGACCTGGACAGCTTCATGCACTCCCTCCAGTAA